The segment TCAGAAAGCTGCCTGAAATGCATTTCAATTAATGTTAGTAATTTACTACTTGCACTTTGCTTGTCATGAATACTTTCAATAATTCGCTCAATGAATTGCCCCATTTTTTCTTCAAAAACAGAAATCAGGATGTCTTCCTTATTTTTAAAATAAAGGTAGATTGTGCCATCAGCTACACCTGCTTTTTTAGCAATCTTGGAAACCTGTGACCCGTGATATCCATTTTCTGCAATCACCTCTACTGCTGCTTCAATAATTTGGTTATACTTTGGCTTCGTTTTTTTCATAATATTCTCCTTGAACCTATTACAAAGTGAATGAATAATCATTCATAATTTTATTGTAACGAGCCAATTTCATTATGTCAAGAGAAGCTTGTTCGATTATTTTCGAAAAAAGAGCCTAAGCTCAAAGGGTGCTTTCTTTTTGTTGATTTCCTTTTTCTTCTTCAACTAATTGGCGCTTTAGAATCTTGCCTACAGCTGTTTTTGGTAATTCTTCTCGAAAATCATAGGCTCTTGGCACTTTAAACGTGGCTAGATGCTCTCTGCAATAGGTGTTTAATTCTTCTTCTCTAATCTCGTATCCGTCCTTTAATACGATATAGGCCTTCACTGTTTCCCCACGATAGGCATCCGGTATACCTGCCACAACTGCTTCTTGAATTCCTTCATGCTCATAAAGAACTTCTTCTACTTCTCTTGGATAAATATTGAATCCACCAGCGATGATGACATCTTTTTTGCGATCCACGACATAAAAATAACCCTCATCATCCATAAACCCGAGATCACCTGTGTATAACCAGCCATCTTTCAATACATTATCTGTTTCCTCCTGATTATTCCAGTAACCTTTCATAATTTGCGGACCCTTTACAGCAATTTCTCCAACTTCACCTATATCCGCTTCCTCATCGGATTCCAGACGAAAAATTTTAGAATCTGTATCAGGCCAAGGTACACCAATACTGCCATTCACCCGATTTCCCCAAATAAAATTAGCATGTGTAACCGGAGAGGATTCCGTCAGTCCATATCCTTCTACCAAACTTCCATTTGTAATTTTTTCAAATTGTTCCTGTACTTCAATAGGCAATGGGGCTGAACCACTTATACAAGCCTGAATGGAAGACAAATCATATTTATTTATGTCCGGATGATTTAAAAGACCAACATAAATAGTTGGAGCTCCTGGAAATAACGTTGGTTTTTGCTTTTGAATCGTTTTTAAAACCTTTTCAGCATCAAAATTAGGTAACAGAATCATTTTTGACCCTTGCATAACGGACATATTCATTACTGTTGTCATACCATATACATGGAAGAATGGTAATACACCTAAAACGACTTCCTTCCCTTCTTTTGTTTTATATAACCAAGACCTGCACATTTGTACATTTGCTACTAAATTATAGTGTGTCAGCATAACCCCTTTTGGATTTCCTGTTGTTCCACCAGTGTATTGCAATAATGCCAAATCATTTACCGGGTCGACCTCCACTTCTTTATAGCGGGCAGCGGATGTATCCATCATTAACTGCCACACATGCGTTTCTTCGCTTTGCTCCACCTTCACAACCATATTATATTGCTTTTTTTGAATAAATGGATACAAGCGATTTTTCGGAAACGGCAAGTAATCTTTAATCCCTGTAACAATGGTATGTTTCAAATTTGTGTTAGCGTGTACATTTGTGACCCTTGGCAGTAAAATATCCAGACAAACAATAAATGTTGCACCTGAATCTTTCAATTGGTGTTCCAGTTCCCTCTCTTTATATAAGGGATTTGTTTGTACAACAATTCCTCCTGCCATGAGTGTAGCATAATAACTAATAACTGCCTGAGGTGAATTTGGCAGCATCACAGCAACTTTATCCCCTTTTTTTAACCCTAAGGACTGCATGTAATTTGCCATTTTCCTTGTTTGGGTGTAAAGATCGTTGTATGTTATCTCCTTCCCCATAAAATGAAGCGCTTTCTTTTCTGGGTAGCGCTGAGCACTCTCAGCCAGAAATGCATGCAAGGGCTTTTCATCATACCCAATCGTGGTCGGTATTTCTGATGGATAATGCTTTTGCCATTTTTTCTCTTGGTCCATGATATCTCCTCCTATACTACTATATTATAACTCATTATACCGATAAATTTCTATTTTTTGAAATTTGAGCTTGTATTTTTTTCAAATTAAATATACGACCCCTACAATTACAAAAATAACTGCCACAATGATACATACTTTAGCTAATGTTTCCAACATCTTCTCCCCTTCTATAAAATTTTTATACTCCCTGAATACGCATTGCAATGATACCCTGAAATATTCTAAAACAGGGCATCATTATACTTAAAAAGACCGGCATTTAACGAAATTCAATTACCGTAACACCACTGCCTCCCTCACCGGAGGAACCGGGTCTTGATGAGGCAATACTTGTATGATTTCGTGCAAATTCCTGTACACCCTTACGAAGCGCGCCTGTACCCTTTCCGTGGATTATGGATACCTTGGAATAGCCCGCGAGCAATGCGTCATCCATATATTTTTCCAGTTTTGACATTGCATCTTCAAAACGCTCTCCCCGTAGGTCCAGCTCTGTTTTCACATGGTAGTTCGATCCTTTGATCGTTGCTACCGGCTCCTCGACCGTTTCTTTTTGTTTACCGATTAATTGAAGGTCCTCGCGTTTTACCTTTACCTTCATGATTCCTACTTGTACAAGATATTCGTGCTCATTCACTTTTTCCAGCACAGTACCTTGCTGGTTTATAGTGGTTAACTTAATTTCATCACCTGGGTGTAATGCTGTATTGTTTCGGACAGATGGTGATTCTTTTTTTGTATCTTGTTTCTGTGAAAGATTGGGTCTGGCTTCCTCGAGCATTTTCTTCGCTTCAATCCACTCGTGTTCTTTTATTTGGGTGTTGTTTTTCATCGAACGGACTTCATCTACGATTAATTCTGCTTCTTCCCGCGCTTTATTTAATGCCTTCTCTGCTTTTTCTTCCGCTTTTTTATATAATGTTTCCCGTTTTTGATCAAATTGCTTCCACTGCTTCTCCATATCCTCCCGAAGCTTTTCACTTTCAAGTAAAATCTGATGAGCCTCCTGATAATCCTTCTCTGCATTCAATTGAGACTTCTCCAATGAAGCAATCATATTTTCAACACTTGTAGAGTCTACGCCAATATGACTCCTAGCTTGTTCAATAACAGAATCACTTAAACCTAAACGTTTGGATATATCAAACGCATTACTCCTGCCGGGCACACCTATCAGTAAACGATAGGTTGGTTGAAGTGTCTCCATATCAAATTCCACAGATGCGTTAACTACATTGTTTCTGTTATAGCCATATGCTTTAAGTTCCGGGTAATGGGTCGTAGCAATAATGCGGGCGCCTCTGGATACAACGTCATCCAGAATAGACATGGCTAATGCCGCACCTTCCTGTGGATCTGTTCCAGCACCCAACTCATCAAATAATACCAATGTTTTATGATCTACATTTTCTAGAATTTCTACAATATTCGTCATGTGGGAAGAAAAAGTACTTAAATCCTGTTCAATTGATTGTTCATCACCAATATCTGCAAAAACATCTTCAAATACTGCCATTTCACAGCCGTCCAGTGCCGGGATTTGCAAGCCGGATTGGGCCATTAATGTACATAAGCCGACCATTTTTAATGTAACTGTTTTTCCGCCTGTATTCGGTCCTGTAATGACAATTGCCGTATATGTTTCACCAATCTCCACATCATTTGCGACTACCTCATCGCTTGATATGAGCGGATGACGTGCCTGAGACATTTTGATAATGCCTTGCTCATTCATGATCGGCATTGCTGCTTTCATTTGTCTGCCCAGTTTAGCACGGGCAAACATGAAATCGATTTTAGCTAAAACAGTAACATTATCCTGTAAAAATGCCTCCTGCTCTGAAATGCGTTCACTTATAACTTGTAAGATCCGCTCAACTTCCTGCTTTTCTTTGACTCTTGCTTCCTGTAATTGATTATTCAGATCGACGACAGACTTTGGTTCCATAAATAATGTCTGGCCGGAAGCAGATTGATCATGAACAATCCCCCCAATGGAGCCTCGGTGTTCTTGTTTTACTGGAAGCACATACCGTTCATTTCTTATCGTGATAATTGAATCAGACAACATATTGCTGTTTGATTTTGTATAGCTATCTAGTTTATCACGCACCCTGCTTTCAAATGTACGAATAGATGAACGAATTCCGCGCAATTTCTCAGAAGCACTATCCATCACATGTCCATGATCGTCAATACAGCTCTTTATATGTGTTTCCAGATCTCTAAGTGGTGTAATTTGCATCACAAGCTCTTTTAAAATAGGGAGATCCTCTTCCAGACTTTCAATAAAAGTCTTTACTTGTCGGCCACCATAAATGGTAGTTGCAACATCCAACGCTTCGCTTGTTGAAAGAATGCCTCCAATAACGCTTCGTTTTAGGCTTGCTCGAATGTCAGCGACCCCCCCTAAAGGAATAGACAGGTTTAAGCGTATAATTTGCATGGCTTCATCCGTTTCACGTTGTAACATCTTCACTTCACTTATATCCGTAGATGGTCGAAGCCCGAAAGCAAGATCTTTTCCCAATGAAGTGGCCGCCTGGTTATTCAATTGTTCGATAATTTTTTCAAATTCCATTGTACGGAGAATTCTATCGTTCATACGTTCATACTCCTTTAGGACGCGTGAATCTGTTTACTTATTACGCCGAAAGTAATTTATTAATTTCTCTGTTGACCAGGTGTTCATTACGGTTTCTTTTTGGATCCAGCCTTTTCTTGCTGAGGCAACACCATATTCCATATGATCCAGCATGGGATAACTATGTGCATCTGTGTTGATCGAAAGCGTAACACCAGCAGCATGTGCCCTACGTGCCCATTCCGGTGAAATATCCAAACGGTTTGGATTTGCATTTATTTCTAGTGCTGTGTTCGTTTCCTTAGCCTTATGAATCAATTTTTCCAAATCAACCTTGTACCCATTTCGTCGCCCAATTAACCTTCCAGTAGGATGTGCAATCAAAGAGACATATGGGTTTTCAAGTGCTGCATATAACCGATCCATTATTTTATCCTGTTCCTGATTAAAACTCGAATGGATAGCTCCGATTACAAAGTCCATTTCCTGCAAGAAATCTGTTGAGAAGTCCAAGTTCCCGTTTGGTAAAATATCCATTTCTACACCGGAAAATATATGGATATCTCTATATTTTTCATTTAGTTTTCCGATTTCCTCGCGTTGCTTTCTTAGTCTCGTTTCATCCAGACCTCCTGCAACTCGCAAATATTTGGAGTGATCGGTAATTGCTATAAACGCATATCCCTTAGCACGCGCCTGGTTCGCCATCTCTTCCAGTGACTGTGCACCATCACTCCAGGTTGTATGCATATGCAAATCGCCTCGAATGTCGCCTAACTCAATCAAGGGAACCTCTTCTTCAAAAGCTTCGACTTCTCCCGCATTTTCTCTAACCTCT is part of the Virgibacillus sp. NKC19-16 genome and harbors:
- a CDS encoding long-chain-fatty-acid--CoA ligase; protein product: MDQEKKWQKHYPSEIPTTIGYDEKPLHAFLAESAQRYPEKKALHFMGKEITYNDLYTQTRKMANYMQSLGLKKGDKVAVMLPNSPQAVISYYATLMAGGIVVQTNPLYKERELEHQLKDSGATFIVCLDILLPRVTNVHANTNLKHTIVTGIKDYLPFPKNRLYPFIQKKQYNMVVKVEQSEETHVWQLMMDTSAARYKEVEVDPVNDLALLQYTGGTTGNPKGVMLTHYNLVANVQMCRSWLYKTKEGKEVVLGVLPFFHVYGMTTVMNMSVMQGSKMILLPNFDAEKVLKTIQKQKPTLFPGAPTIYVGLLNHPDINKYDLSSIQACISGSAPLPIEVQEQFEKITNGSLVEGYGLTESSPVTHANFIWGNRVNGSIGVPWPDTDSKIFRLESDEEADIGEVGEIAVKGPQIMKGYWNNQEETDNVLKDGWLYTGDLGFMDDEGYFYVVDRKKDVIIAGGFNIYPREVEEVLYEHEGIQEAVVAGIPDAYRGETVKAYIVLKDGYEIREEELNTYCREHLATFKVPRAYDFREELPKTAVGKILKRQLVEEEKGNQQKESTL
- a CDS encoding endonuclease MutS2, with protein sequence MNDRILRTMEFEKIIEQLNNQAATSLGKDLAFGLRPSTDISEVKMLQRETDEAMQIIRLNLSIPLGGVADIRASLKRSVIGGILSTSEALDVATTIYGGRQVKTFIESLEEDLPILKELVMQITPLRDLETHIKSCIDDHGHVMDSASEKLRGIRSSIRTFESRVRDKLDSYTKSNSNMLSDSIITIRNERYVLPVKQEHRGSIGGIVHDQSASGQTLFMEPKSVVDLNNQLQEARVKEKQEVERILQVISERISEQEAFLQDNVTVLAKIDFMFARAKLGRQMKAAMPIMNEQGIIKMSQARHPLISSDEVVANDVEIGETYTAIVITGPNTGGKTVTLKMVGLCTLMAQSGLQIPALDGCEMAVFEDVFADIGDEQSIEQDLSTFSSHMTNIVEILENVDHKTLVLFDELGAGTDPQEGAALAMSILDDVVSRGARIIATTHYPELKAYGYNRNNVVNASVEFDMETLQPTYRLLIGVPGRSNAFDISKRLGLSDSVIEQARSHIGVDSTSVENMIASLEKSQLNAEKDYQEAHQILLESEKLREDMEKQWKQFDQKRETLYKKAEEKAEKALNKAREEAELIVDEVRSMKNNTQIKEHEWIEAKKMLEEARPNLSQKQDTKKESPSVRNNTALHPGDEIKLTTINQQGTVLEKVNEHEYLVQVGIMKVKVKREDLQLIGKQKETVEEPVATIKGSNYHVKTELDLRGERFEDAMSKLEKYMDDALLAGYSKVSIIHGKGTGALRKGVQEFARNHTSIASSRPGSSGEGGSGVTVIEFR